GAGTTTAGCCATTGTGAGAACCAGGTGCTTCCATAATGAATCTAATCTGCAGTCCATCAAATTCACTGTCCCACATAGCTTATTATTGTGCAGATTCCCAAAATGATTAACGGCCAAGTCCTATATGTGAGTTACGACAGTGGGATGCTCATCCTGCCATCGTAAAAGGCGCTGCAATGTTGCATGAAGCACATTGCCACAGGGCCaatctgtgctgctgccaaaacAGCATCAGAGCTGCTTTAGCATGGACAATGGACTGCACCAGGGCAGGGAAGACAAGGAGCAGGGAGTAAGTTGGAGGGGGTGGACCTCAATGGCAAATGCACATGTCAGATCCTATTCCCATTTTTCAGCCCACTCcacccctttctgtccttggacttttgccagctatataggtgtaggtccaaggagacccaaaggccACCAGGGGCCTATGCAGAGGTTAGACAAAAatatcttcccttaccttgggcagGCTGCTGATTGTCATTCCCCCCCCACTTCGCTGCATGAAGCATGGCCCTCCAAGGTGTGGCTGCATGCTTTAgcgtggaggggggcaggattgggcaACAAATGTGTTTACTTAGAAATGCATTCCAGTGGAATTACAACAGAATATACAAACAGTTGAAAGTATAAGGGATATAATTATAGAAAACATGCAAAGAAAGTAGCGATGGAGGGTGTGGTCCACAAGGCTTCCATAGCCATCCTTGGGTTTCATAGAACGCACCATGAGGAGGTATCCAATAAGCATGACAGGCATCAGGATGATAATGAGCAGGTAATCAATGAAGCCAAACCGTTTTCTGACAGCATAATGCAAACATGTTCGCTCTTTCTGGAGAGAAATAGAAGAACTATTATTATCATGAATGTTTGTTATTAGATGAGAAtgttatagaacaggggtgtccaaactttttggcaggagcgccacatcatctctccaacactgtgtcggggggccgggaaaaaagggatttacatttcagatttgaatacatttacataaatgactatattagagatagaacttatatgaatgaatgaaggtcttgcaatagctcaaggcctataaaaggccttgcacaaagcaagtccagcctttcctttgctgctgctagagcatcacagacatgaaacagcaagcagtggagggagccctcatcccacagctcacgcgagaggtcaaacagttgccctcatgctgagagcaattgtgttgggccagcataggctccaccaagtctctgaagggccagaggctcattgagactgggggctccctgcaggccggttagggagtccctgagggccgcaaatggcccccgggctggggtttgggcacccctgttatagaacgTGTATGAGTCTGAAACAAGGTAGTTTGTTTCAAGAAGAGAGAGCATTACTTCATGATATGGCATGCTCCATATCTCAACTTCTATAGCAATgtggtgacccaatcctatcccccccccccccgtgcctatGGAGTGCATGCTCCTCCAGCAcagactgttgcaaacgtgccacaacACATATTGCGACAGTGCAGAAATTagtggcaccagcagaaaggcctgcactggcctgccagcaCCAGTTCCAGATGGTGCATGCACTGAAGGAGGTtagagctgctctgagcagcataGGGCTGGGGGAAAGGCAAGGAGGGGCCAGAGAAAGCCTGGGAGGGGCCaagggcaacagcagcagcacacaacatatcctatctccctcctCAGGCCAGATACACCAACACAAGGCAGCACAAACTTGAGCCagttatttagcaggcacagatttgagttACCCCAAgccaaggggatgaatgtcccctcaAGGAGTCCGGCAGAGTTGCAACtttccccataggatgcagcagagcctgtgctggcactgctgcattggtgtgggggggTTGGTTAGGACCAGCCTGTGGGTCTAGCAATTTTAAGCAAATCATATAATAAGAGAACTTCCCTTCTTAACTCAGATCATTCCCGGACTCCTCACCTATATTCTTACCACTACTCACCTTGTTCTTGGCGTTCACATCGGCATTCCATTTCAGAAGATAGCTGACTATTCTGTTGTGCCCCTTTTTGCAGGCACAGATTAGGGGTGTGTCTCCACCAAAACTGTCCTGGACGTTCAGATTATTTTCATCTTCCGCCAACAGCAGCTGAACTTCATTGAGGTCATTATTATAAGCCGCTTGGCAAATgggctggagaaggagagggaagagatgAAGGATTCCATGGTTTTAACAAAGGATTCCATGGTTTTCAGAGATTCCATGGGTTTAACAAATTTTTACAATAGCTCTTGTACCATGGGGTTAGCTGTGGAGCTTCACTACGCATCTAGATCCCATGTGTATTTCAGGAAGATTCAGTAGGAATTCAGGTGGGCAGCAGTCAGATGATTGGTTCACTGCCAGGTGAAAGCTGCTATTGCTAAACTGTCCCTTGTGTCAGAGAGGAATCCTTAAAGAGTACATACCCTCAGTGTCATCACTATGGTTTGTGTCACttggaggccagtgcatcacccccatgatggacctcctcccatgcagtggttgGGCAATACCCCAGATGGTAAGTGTGGGGATGCACCATTaccccaccctcactggtttcccccccccccataacatttgatagaatagagatatcttAACgtgatttatttcattgcattctgcatgaacttacacatcaaatgatatataacatgatggcattatttgaaactaccaagattttaaatattttggccagtagtggtgtcaccctgtgcgcatcacccagtggaGCCCATACCacccagcgacgccactgcataCCCCTTCTAAATATTCAGCTAATTGGGGGCGACAAACCCTACAATTTAAAATCAGTAAATGCTAAGATGCTTAGTTTCCCGTCATGCTCCAAAAAGCATGGCAATTTGAAATGAAAGTGACCACCATAACTTCTGCACCATGTAAACGTGTTGTGTGGGCTCATATGCTGTGCAGGTGTTCTATCCTTATTTCTGCGGTCCCTTTCCAGTTTGTTTCTCACAAGTTTTCCCTAAAGGACCCTGgtagtaagggagagggaaggagggggaaaagcaAGGGAGAGGTGGAATGGAGGGAAGAAGGAAGTACTGTCTATGGCATGCATAAATCTGTTGGTGTTTAAGACTTTCCTTCTGTGCCTTTTTTACCAGGAACAAGTTACAAAGGCTGCTTCGCATGGCTCTGTGCACCCACACTTTGCCTTGGTCTTTCAGCAGAACATTGAGCTGGGACAGGATGTATCCAGGCAGAAACTCAACAGGCGAAGCTTCCCCACACTCGGTAGAGATCCTCCTGATGAATGCCTGTCTAATGCAAtgcttctcaacgtttgtcctctgctgtaccacttcacatggtccacctgttccaagtaccaccagaagtaactggcaattacatcattgccagttacttttgggttgggaggccagatactacatgacagacaccagtaaggggctcagggtggaAGGCTTTTTCTAGCACagcaaagcatgctttggagcctcctaccactgcttgacATGTTGCGTTTCTGGTCTTGCTAACTGGCGACAGGTGTACAGGGGTCCAGCAAGTATcaccagatgccacctcaagtaccacaggtgatatgtgtaccactagttgagaaacactggcctagtgcATCTCTACAAGTCCTCCTGTCTTTGTACTGTCTTCTTATGCATAGTCAGTATCACTAACAATACTTTTCAAAGGTGTGATGTATTGAATGGAGTTTGCTCAATACTACCTAATAAAGAGAAGAAAACAATCCTGCAACTTAAGGGAAGCTGGAAGATACAGTACATGATCCCCTCTTCTCAGCAGCTCACCGTAGTATTAATACAAaccaggaaaataaataaaactaaaataCAACAGAGTAGCAAGTGAGATGATATGTAAAATGATACTATGTGAAAATGAATGCCAGAGAACCAGCTCCAACCCCCAAGGCCTCAAGGACCCTGAGTCTGCCTTCTGTTTTAGGGGTACAAGAGAAGCAGCATTAAGGCTGCAGTTACAGGTTAAATCCAGGAGGTGGTGCTAGCAGATTAGTCAGCCCTTAAAATCCAAAATGAAAGAGAAGCCGCACTAGTTGCAGTTTTGGAGGCTGCAGATATGTGGCGCTCACTTGCCTTTGAATCTGAGCAAACAGTCAATCTGATTAAGGGTGCAGGTATCATTGAGACACAAGATCAATGTGCTCTGTGTTCAGTTCAAATGCAAGAATTCTGTCATAGGTGAGGCATCTCAAACAGATGTCACATGTCTACGTCTAGCAGCTGAAAGATGATTATTGTTGCATCCTACAACCAAACTAATTGATCATGAGCTTTCATGAGAAAAAAGGGCCAACTTCATCATCTGCCAGCCTGTaaaagagctgagagggcaaatGCATTCAAAGACAAATTGTTGTCAACTTCAGGCACAATGTCAT
This portion of the Tiliqua scincoides isolate rTilSci1 chromosome 3, rTilSci1.hap2, whole genome shotgun sequence genome encodes:
- the ANKRD22 gene encoding ankyrin repeat domain-containing protein 22 translates to MGILYSQPICQAAYNNDLNEVQLLLAEDENNLNVQDSFGGDTPLICACKKGHNRIVSYLLKWNADVNAKNKKERTCLHYAVRKRFGFIDYLLIIILMPVMLIGYLLMLSRSKQNENLIKMLLRAGADVNAADNLGRTALHYACEMKNEAIIPLLVEAGGDSSIKDKEGETSLDIARRLKFVNIEHILKKES